The Delphinus delphis chromosome 7, mDelDel1.2, whole genome shotgun sequence genome includes a window with the following:
- the CCDC115 gene encoding coiled-coil domain-containing protein 115, with protein sequence MAARDPRAELDSLLLQLLGDLEELEAKRAALNARVEEGWLSLSKARYAMGAKSVGPLQYASRMEPQVRVCTSEAQDGPQKFWMVRGGTQTPEEVGPREAVLRRRKGLTRTPEPDPSPAPQDPLNWFGILVPHSLRQAQASFREGLQLAADMANLQIRIDWGRSQLQGLQEKLKQLEPGAP encoded by the exons ATGGCGGCGCGGGACCCGCGAGCCGAGTTGGACTCCCTTCTCCTGCAGCTGCTCGGGGACCTGGAGGAACTGGAGGCGAAGCGGGCGGCGCTGAACGCCCgggtggaggag ggCTGGCTCTCGCTCTCCAAAGCTCGCTACGCCATGGGTGCGAAGTCGGTAGGGCCTCTGCAGTATGCCTCCCGCATGGAGCCCCAGGTCCGCGTCTGCACCAG CGAGGCCCAGGACGGACCCCAGAAGTTCTGGATGGTGAGAGGCGGCACCCAGACTCCAGAGGAGGTGGGACCCCGCGAGGCag TTCTTCGCAGGCGCAAGGGTCTCACGAGGACCCCGGAGCCagacccctccccagctccccaggaCCCTCTGAACTGGTTTGGAATCCTGGTTCCTCACAGTCTACGGCAAGCTCAAGCCAGCTTCCGGGAGG gTCTGCAGCTGGCTGCAGACATGGCCAACCTTCAGATCCGCATCGACTGGGGTCGAAGCCAGCTCCAGGGGCTGCAGGAGAAACTCAAGCAGCTGGAGCCCGGGGCTCCCTGA
- the IMP4 gene encoding U3 small nucleolar ribonucleoprotein protein IMP4, giving the protein MLRREARLRREYLYRKACEEARRTAQERKDKVRRALEENRLIPTELRREALALQGSLEFDDAGGEGVTSHMDDEYRWAGVEDPKIMITTSRDPSSRLKMFAKELKLVFPGAQRMNRGRHEVGALVRACKANGVTDLLVVHEHRGTPVGLIVSHLPFGPTAYFTLCNVVMRHDIPDLGTASEAKPHLIMHGFSSRLGKRVSDILRYLFPVPKDDSRRVITFANQDDYISFRHHVYKKTDHRNVELTEVGPRFELKLYMIRLGTLEQEATADVEWRWHPYTNTARKRVFLSAE; this is encoded by the exons ATG CTGCGCCGCGAGGCCCGCCTTCGCCGCGAGTACCTGTATCGCAAGGCCTGTGAGGAGGCTCGGCGAACAGCCCAGGAGAGGAAGGACAAGGTTCGGCGTGCGCTCGAGG AGAACCGCCTGATTCCCACCGAGTTACGCAGGGAGGCTCTGGCCTTACAGGGTTCCCTGGAGTTTGACGATGCCGGCGGTGAAG GTGTGACCAGCCACATGGATGATGAGTATCGATGGGCAGGGGTTGAGGATCCCAAGATCATGATCACTACTTCCCGAGATCCCAGTTCCCGCCTCAAGATGTTTGCAAAG GAGCTAAAGTTGGTGTTCCCAGGCGCCCAGCGCATGAACCGTGGCCGGCATGAGGTAGGGGCACTGGTGCGAGCCTGCAAAGCCAACGGGGTCACTGACCTGCTGGTTGTCCATGAGCATCGAGGCACACCTG TGGGGCTCATTGTCAGCCACCTGCCCTTTGGCCCAACCGCATACTTCACGCTGTGCAACGTGGTCATGCGGCATGACATCCCCGACCTGGGCACCGCGTCGGAGGCCAAGCCTCACCTGATTATGCATGGCTTCTCCTCCCGCCTGGGTAAGCGG GTCTCTGACATACTCCGCTACCTGTTCCCTGTGCCCAAAGATGACAGCCGCCGGGTCATCACCTTCGCCAACCAGGACGACTACATCTCCTTCCG GCACCATGTGTACAAGAAGACAGACCACCGCAATGTGGAGCTGACCGAGGTTGGGCCTCGCTTTGAGCTGAAGT TGTACATGATCCGTCTGGGCACGCTGGAGCAGGAGGCCACAGCAGACGTGGAGTGGCGCTGGCACCCCTACACCAACACCGCGCGCAAGAGGGTCTTCCTGAGTGCTGAGTGA